In Eubacteriales bacterium mix99, the DNA window ATGGATTTCTGGGCGTCATGCCCCAGGATCCGCAAAGCCTGTTTGTAAAAAAGGCGGTACGGGAAGACCTGTATGAAATGATCGGTGGGAAACGGGAAAGGAAGAGCAAGGCATATCCCATTGATATGAAAAAGGCAGATGCAGTGAAAGGGATCGTCGCCCTGACAAAGCTTGGACATCTTCTGGATCGTCATCCCTATGATTTGAGCGGCGGAGAACAGCAGAGGCTGGCGCTGGCCAAAGTGCTGCTGCTGCGCCCCAGGATTTTGCTGATGGATGAGCCGACGAAAGGAATGGATAACCATTATAAAAGAGAGCTGGGAGAGATTCTGCGCACTTTGACCGGACACGGCGTGACGGTTCTGATGATCAGCCATGATATTGAATTCTGTGCGCAGTATGCCGACCGCACCGGCTTGTTTTTCCAGGGGAATGTCGTGGCCTGCAAGGATACCGCAAGCTTTTTTGCCGGCAATCCGTTCTATACCACGGCGGCAAACCGTATGGCACGGCAATATTTTCCAGAAGCGGTTACAGTGGACGATGTGATCGATGCCGTGTCACAGGTGTCCAAAAAAGAGAAAGAGGATCTGTCTCATGCAGAAAGAGGATAAGTTGAATGCTTTCCTGGATGCCTTCCTGGGAAGCGGAAAACAGCGCTGGTCAGCGGATGCGGACTTCCGGGAGGAACAGGATCCCACCGGGCAGGAGAAAAGGGAAAGGAACCGGAAGGATCCGGACGGGATTATTGCACCCGGAGACAGGGGAAAACTGCCGGCCCGGACGATTGTGTCTGTCTTTTTGATCCTCCTGCTGATCCCTCTTACCATCTGGATTGGAATCCGTTTTCTGAATGACCGGAAGTATCTGTTGATCAGCCTGCTCATTGCGATCTATTGCATGATCCCTTTTTTTATGGTATTCGAAAGCCGTAAGCCCCAGGCAAGGGAGCTGCTGATCATTTCCGTGCTGGTGTCCATTGCAGTAGCAGGGCGGGCCGCCTTTTTCATGGTGCCCGGTTTCAAGCCGATGGCGGCAGTCGCGATTATCACAGGGGTTTGCTTTGGCGCCGAATCCGGTTTTCTTGTGGGCGCGATTTCCATGCTTGTCTCCAACATGATGTTCGGACAGGGGCCGTGGACGCCCTGGCAGATGTTTTCCATGGGGATCATAGGATTTCTGGCGGGCATTTTGTTTCAGAAAGGCTGGCTGAAGGCAAAGAAAGGGTCACTGTGCATTTATGGCTTTCTTGCCACGCTTTTTATTTATGGCGGCATCATGAATCCGGCTTCCCTTCTGATGATGTCCTATGCGGTCACGAAGGAAAGTCTGCTGGCGGTTTATATCTCAGGGATTCCGGTGGACCTGGTACATGCTTCCGCAACGGTGTTTTTTTTGTTTCTGGCAGCCAGGCCCATGATCGAAAAATTGGAGCGCATCAAGATAAAATACGGTTTGATACAGGATGGATATTGAAGCAGGGCAGATGCCCTGCTTTTTTACAGGCGCAATTTGATATGCATTAACGGGAATATGGTCTCATGTAGAAATTGCAGGAATGGTTTGGGACTCCTTTTTGATTTGTTTATGGTATAATAAATACTGTTGTAGGAAGCTTTGCAAATTTGCAAACATTGCAAGGCTGCATGGGGTGCAATGAAGACAACCGCATAAGGGAGGATCATGATGAAGGACGATTTTATCCTGACATACGATATCGGGACCACCGGCAATAAATGTACGGTTTTTGACAGTCTGGGACAGGAAATCATGGCCAGCACCGTGCTCTATGGGACCATTTATCCCAAACCGGGCTGGTCGGAGCAGGATCCATACCTTCTCTGGCAAAGTGTTGTGACCGGCACAAGGGAACTGGTCGAACGCTTCGGCCTGAATCCGGAGTCTGTGGCAGTGATTGGGATTTCCGGGCATATGAACGGCTGTATTCCGGTGGACGCGGACGGGGAAGTGCTTTACAACAACATCATCCATTCCGACTGCCGGACCGGGCTTCAATGCCAGCGCATCCAGGAACGGCTGGGTCTGGATTCCTTTTACCGGATTACCGGAAACCGCCCGGATCCTCACTATACTCTTCCCAAGGTTCTGTGGCTGAAAGAGCATTATCCGGATTTGTATCAAAAAACCCGCTGCTTTCTGAACACTAAGGACTATATCTGCTATCGCCTTACGAACCATATGGGCATTACAGATTATTCCGACGCCTCTCTTACCTGCATGCTGGATCTGGGAAAGCGGGACTGGGCTTATGATATGCTGAAAACCCTGGATGTGGATACGGGAAAGCTGCCGGAGCTGCATTGTTCCTATGAAGTGGCAGGCGGACTGTCCGGGGAAGCGGCGGCGCTGCTTGGCCTGATTCCGGGGACTCCGGTGACTGTCGGCGGCGGAGACGGCGCCTGCGCCACCCGGGGCTCCGGCGTGAAGGAACCGGGGGATGCCTATAATTATCTGGGCAGCAGTTCCTGGATTGGCGCTCTGTGCGATGCCCCTGTTTTCGACGGGGACGCCAGGATTTTTAATTACTTTGATCTGGATGGCCGGCACAAGGTTGTCTGCGGCACCGTGCAAAGCGCAGCTGCGTCCTACAACTGGGCCATGGACCTGCTTGGCCGGGCATCTGCGGAATCGGCTTCCGCAAAGGATGGAGGAGTGGAAACTTCTTCGGCGTTTTATGACAGGATGGAAGCCCTGGCCCGTAGCTCGCCCATCGGCGCCAACGGTCTGTTTTTCCTGCCATATCTCATGGGGGAGCGAACGCCTTACTGGGATCCCAACACCCGGGGCGCCTTTGTGGGATTTACCCTGTACCATACCCGCAGTGATATGGTGCGGTCGGTTTACGAAGGGATTTCCTATGCCCTGCGGAGTGTACTGGATGTTTTCCAGGACAACCAGGTGGGGATCCGGGATATGATCCTGATCGGCGGCGGAGCAAAAAGCAGACTGTGGAATGAAATGCTCTGCAGTATTTTCGCCCTGCCGGTGAAGGTGCATTCCTTCCCCGATGTGGCAACGTCATTGGGCGCGGCCATTGCGGCAGGGGTGGGCGTCGGGATGTTCCATGATTTCCGTACGGCTGCGGAAGCGGTTTACAGCAGGCGCTGCACCCCGGTGGAGTCGGAATGTCGGGAATATGAGAAGCACTATCGGATCTACCGGTCTGTCTACCCCCGGCTAAAGCCGGTTTATGACCGGATCGCGGAATTATAAAACAACAGGATATAAAGACAACCTGTGACGATGAAGGAGCGTCCTGTGTAGTACGTGATTATAAACAACAGGACATAAAGACACAACCAGGACATACAGAATCGAGGTACCTTTTTCATGAATTATTATCGCTATGATACCCATGTACATACCAGTGAGGTCAGCCCCTGCGGGAGAGTGCCGGCGGAGGAGATGGTTGAGCTGTACCGGAAGGCAGGGTATCAGGGCATTTTGATTACTGATCATTACCATGACGGCGTAATTGAGAAGCAGAATGGGGAATGGAAGGAAAAAATGGATGATTATCTGATGGGCTACCGGAAGGCTAAAGAAGCCGGGGAAGCCGTCGGAATGGATGTTATGCTGGGCATGGAGCTTCGCTTTCAGAGCGGGCTGGAGGATTATCTGGTATATGGGTTCGAGGAGGAATTCCTGTACCGTAATCCCTATCTGAACCGCCTGTCTTTGGTTTCCTTCCGGGACTTGATCCGGGAAGGGGATGCGGATATCCTGATTTTTCAGGCGCATCCCTATCGGAGAAAAATGCATACCGCTCCGCCGGAGCTTCTGGACGGCGTGGAGGGATTCAATGGAAATCCGCGGCATGATTCCCGGAATGACAAGGCATTTGCCTTCTGTCTGGAGCATGATCTATATTTGTCTTCCGGCTCCGATGCCCATCAGCCGGAGGATGTCGGGCGGGGCGGAATAGGCCTGACCCGGCGGATCCGGTCAGCCCGGGACTATGTGGAGCTGTTCCGGACCGGCGAGCCCATGGACATTCTGTTCAAGCGGTAACGCCTTTCCCGTTGGTTCATTATTCCCTGTGAGTTAACAAAAGGCCCCCGCTTATATAAGTAGGGGACCTTGATTATTTTACCATTATTTAATTTTCACCTTCAACCCCCGGTAACGGTTCAGGGCAAAGCAGAATTCCTGTTTCCGGGGCAGCGCGAGATTTCCCGGATGCCCGGTATAGGGGGAAACGGAATCCAGTCCGGATTGCCCGATCTGCACGTACAGACGATCCACGGCCTGGGACAGGGTCATTTTATCATCCAGCAGCCGTTTTCGGAAAAAGTCAAGCATAACGGCAATGGCGTTGGTCTGGCTGTTGTCCACCAGCTGTTCCAGGCCGGACAGATCGATGGTCTCCCTGCCGTACAGGATGGTGTACCGCCCTTTGGACTTCAGGCGGTCCTGCTTTCCGGAAAAAGAAAAGGAGGATTTCAGCGGGATCCTGGGCGTTATCTCTCCGAAGTCCGCGCCGGATCCCCACTCGCCGCGGGATCCGTCTTCGGCGGCAATGCGTTTGGCCGCATCGGTTACGTCTTTGGGGAGATATTCGTCCATCATGATGATATGGTCCGCCACATCGAAATAATCCCCGGAACCGCCGACAATCAATACAGTGGAAACGCCCAGCTGCCGATACAATGGACGGACCTTGTCAATAAAGGGCGTAATGGGTTCCTTTTCCCCGGAAACCAGCTTCCGCATCCGCTCATCCCGGATCATGAAATTCGTGGCGGAGGTATCCTCATCAATCAACAGGAGCCGGGAAGCGGCTTCCAGCGCCTCCATGACATTTGCCGCCTGGGAAGTGCTTCCGCTGGCATTTTCCGTTGTGAACGCATGGGTATCCTTATTTCCCGGCAGATGATTGATAAAGGGGCTGATGTTGACCTTTTCCAGGCTGCGCCCGTCTTCGGCGCGGATTTTCACCGCATCCTGCCGGGTGACCACCAGCTCCCGCCCGTCTCCGGGAATGTGGGGATAGATGCCCCGCTCCAGGGCTTTCAATACGGTGGATTTTCCATGATATCCGCCGCCGACAATCAGGGTGATCCCTTCGGGGATCCCCATTCCCGTTACGGTTTTGCCGCTGGGCAGATTCATGCGGACAGCAAGACTTTCCGGGCTTTGAAAAGGGATCCCGCCCGGCAGGGGCCTGTCCGAAACCCCACTTTCCCGCGGCAGGATGGATCCGTCGGCGATAAACGCCACCAGTTTTCTCTGCTTCAGTTCCTTCCGAATGAATTCCTGATCCAGCATTCCTGTAATCTGGCGGCGCAAGGCAGCCTGATCCAGGTTCCGAAAGAGCAGGGAACTTTCTGCTGCTTTCGGAAGCATGTCCGTGAAGATGCGGTCTGCCGCCTTTCCCATAATCCGCCTGCCGGCAGCAGGCAGCCCCACTTCAAAACGGACTTCAATCCGGTCCTCCCGGATCAGGACCGAGGTTCGCTCCAGTATTTCCTGACCACAGGAATCAATCGTCAGCATCCCGCTTTTTCCGGTCCCTCCCGCTGAGCTGTGATGCCGGCGGATGGCGTTTTGAAAGGCCCGGGTCAGAAAGTCTGCCACGGCAATGATCCTGGGCTTGCTGTCCAGCATTTCATCGGGAATGCCGGCAACGGACCGTTTCATGCTGATATGGGATTTGGAAGGCGGCGCGTAGGGATCCGCCTGGACATGGTCAATGGATAGAATGAATCCTCCAAAATCATAGTCTCCTCGGATTTCCTTATAGGCGGGATACCCCCTCCGGTCAATGGAGAGCAAAAGCTGATGAAGATCCTGATAACGTTTCATTTGCATCAGATCTTGTTGTTGCAGCCCAGTACATGAATCAGTTTATGACGAACCAGCTCCCGTATGGCATCCCTGGCTGGAGAGAGATATTTTCTCGGATCAAAATCCCCGGGGTTTTCCGCGAAATGCTTGCGGATGCTTCCGGTCATGGCCA includes these proteins:
- a CDS encoding FGGY-family carbohydrate kinase yields the protein MMKDDFILTYDIGTTGNKCTVFDSLGQEIMASTVLYGTIYPKPGWSEQDPYLLWQSVVTGTRELVERFGLNPESVAVIGISGHMNGCIPVDADGEVLYNNIIHSDCRTGLQCQRIQERLGLDSFYRITGNRPDPHYTLPKVLWLKEHYPDLYQKTRCFLNTKDYICYRLTNHMGITDYSDASLTCMLDLGKRDWAYDMLKTLDVDTGKLPELHCSYEVAGGLSGEAAALLGLIPGTPVTVGGGDGACATRGSGVKEPGDAYNYLGSSSWIGALCDAPVFDGDARIFNYFDLDGRHKVVCGTVQSAAASYNWAMDLLGRASAESASAKDGGVETSSAFYDRMEALARSSPIGANGLFFLPYLMGERTPYWDPNTRGAFVGFTLYHTRSDMVRSVYEGISYALRSVLDVFQDNQVGIRDMILIGGGAKSRLWNEMLCSIFALPVKVHSFPDVATSLGAAIAAGVGVGMFHDFRTAAEAVYSRRCTPVESECREYEKHYRIYRSVYPRLKPVYDRIAEL
- a CDS encoding ABC-ATPase domain-containing protein, which gives rise to MKRYQDLHQLLLSIDRRGYPAYKEIRGDYDFGGFILSIDHVQADPYAPPSKSHISMKRSVAGIPDEMLDSKPRIIAVADFLTRAFQNAIRRHHSSAGGTGKSGMLTIDSCGQEILERTSVLIREDRIEVRFEVGLPAAGRRIMGKAADRIFTDMLPKAAESSLLFRNLDQAALRRQITGMLDQEFIRKELKQRKLVAFIADGSILPRESGVSDRPLPGGIPFQSPESLAVRMNLPSGKTVTGMGIPEGITLIVGGGYHGKSTVLKALERGIYPHIPGDGRELVVTRQDAVKIRAEDGRSLEKVNISPFINHLPGNKDTHAFTTENASGSTSQAANVMEALEAASRLLLIDEDTSATNFMIRDERMRKLVSGEKEPITPFIDKVRPLYRQLGVSTVLIVGGSGDYFDVADHIIMMDEYLPKDVTDAAKRIAAEDGSRGEWGSGADFGEITPRIPLKSSFSFSGKQDRLKSKGRYTILYGRETIDLSGLEQLVDNSQTNAIAVMLDFFRKRLLDDKMTLSQAVDRLYVQIGQSGLDSVSPYTGHPGNLALPRKQEFCFALNRYRGLKVKIK
- a CDS encoding PHP-associated domain-containing protein — translated: MNYYRYDTHVHTSEVSPCGRVPAEEMVELYRKAGYQGILITDHYHDGVIEKQNGEWKEKMDDYLMGYRKAKEAGEAVGMDVMLGMELRFQSGLEDYLVYGFEEEFLYRNPYLNRLSLVSFRDLIREGDADILIFQAHPYRRKMHTAPPELLDGVEGFNGNPRHDSRNDKAFAFCLEHDLYLSSGSDAHQPEDVGRGGIGLTRRIRSARDYVELFRTGEPMDILFKR
- a CDS encoding ECF transporter S component, translating into MQKEDKLNAFLDAFLGSGKQRWSADADFREEQDPTGQEKRERNRKDPDGIIAPGDRGKLPARTIVSVFLILLLIPLTIWIGIRFLNDRKYLLISLLIAIYCMIPFFMVFESRKPQARELLIISVLVSIAVAGRAAFFMVPGFKPMAAVAIITGVCFGAESGFLVGAISMLVSNMMFGQGPWTPWQMFSMGIIGFLAGILFQKGWLKAKKGSLCIYGFLATLFIYGGIMNPASLLMMSYAVTKESLLAVYISGIPVDLVHASATVFFLFLAARPMIEKLERIKIKYGLIQDGY